The nucleotide sequence GTCATTCTGATGGCCGAGTGATAAGAGCTGATATTGTACTAGGTAGAAACTCTCAATATCAAAAAGCAGAAGTTTTAAGACGCGCAATGATAATGCTTGAAAGAGGAGAATAAATGGGTCTGCGACTAATTATTTTTTTATTGCTGTGTCCAGTAATTGCGCAAGCTAAGCCAAAGATTGTGACCGTTACAGATACACCTACGGTCGTTGAAAAAGGTGGGGCTCGTCGTATTTTTATTAGTGGGTTTGCAGGTCAAGTAGTTGTGTTGCCCGGAAAAAGTACTGAAATTTTAGTTAAGGCCACACGCTATGTTGAAGGTGACGATGCGCTTAATAATGCAGGCGATCTTAGCGAAGTGTTAAGACAAATCGCGGTGAAAGCTACTAATAATGCCGGCACAATTGAGATTCGAACCATACTGCCACCCAATCGTTCAGATTGGACTAAATGGGCACAAGGTAAAAATATTCCTCAAGTAAAACTTGAAGTGTCGGCTCCAGATAACATGAACCTTGAAATATATTGGGCACGAGGTGATGTGAAAGTCACAAAATGGAAGGCGGGTGTAGTAATCACTCATCAAACCGGTAAGCTTACGCTTGAAGATATTAGCGGTGATGTTACGGCGCGCACCATGTATGGCATAGCAAGGTTTGAGAATATCAAGGGTTCTATGAGTATTGAGAATTTTGCAAGCCAACTCAATGTTGGGCAAGTAACCGGAAAGTTAAAACTACGTACTTTTTCTGGCGAAACACAAATTCGAAAGATTTTGGGAAATTCTGTCATATCTACACAAAAAGCTAGTGTAGTTACCCAAGACACCCAAGGACCCATGGAAATTCAAACAGGTATTGCTGCAATTTCAATTGCTAATCATCGAGGTTCTATTCGCGGGCAAACCGATACTGGGTCTGTCACAGCAAAACTCACTGGTCAAATTGATGCTCGATTTAATAGTAATTCAGGAGCTCTTTTGATTTCTATTCCACGTTCAAGTCGGGCTGATGTTAGTTTATCTACGAATAAAGGAGATCTCAAAGCACCAAAGAATCTAGATCATAAACGCACATCTGCTGGTAAGATTGTGCGCGGCCGCCTAAGTGGAAGCGAGAGCGGAGCCATTCGTATGAATTCAGATGCGGGTGATATTAATCTTCGTGTACTCTAAATTCCTAAAGTGTTGAGAGTATTGACGAACAAGTAAAAAAAACTCTTTACAAGGTTGGCCATTAACTCTAGGGTCCAGATACGGAGGACCTCTTTAAAATGAAAAAAGCGGCCAAAAAATCAAATAAAAAAGCAGCAACTAAGAAGGCCAAAAAGCCAAAAGCAACTTCAGCAAAAGCTTCTAAGAAGGTCCCTAAGTTAGCTAAAACTAAAGAGAAAGTTCTTAAAAAAGTTTCAGCTAAAGTCATTCCAGCAAAAGCTCAAGTTAAAGCTAAAACTAAAGAAGTAAAAACGCCAGTGCCTGTGGCCGCACCTGAGCCTTTGGCTAAATCTGCAAAAAATAAAAAAGCTCAAGCCATAGTTCTTGAAGCCCTTGCCCAAGATGAAAAAGAAGTTATTTTAACAAATGCCGATGGCAAGCAATATTGTCGCGTTCATGATTGTGATAGCGAAGGTAGCACCGATGGTTATTGCCGCTTTCATTATCTAGCACTTTGGAAGCGTAATAAAATCAAAGCTAAGATTCTTCAAGGTGATAAGCTTGATAAGTACATCGAAGAATTAACTGCAAAATATCCTGATAAATACCTAGAAATTCTGCGTAAAGACCTCGCATCAGAAAAAGATTTTACTCTCATCATCAATGAAATGGATGTTGAAGATTCAAATGAAGATGCCGAGTCAGAAGAAGAAGCTAGTCGGTTCATCGAAGAAGTTCGTGGTGGGGTTCCCACTGGTGATGATGACGATGGTGGCTACTAAAATTAATTTAAATTTTACTCTTAGCGCGCATATTGGCAATTGACGATTTGTGATGTTTCTCTTTTTCCAAACATTAGATTCCCTAAATAGCCATTGAGTTGGGTATTGTACCGACTCAAGTCTACTATCAATGTGAATTTATCACCCATATACACTCTCGTATTTCGGGATCTAAATGATTTTTTGATAAAGTGTGTAGGCACAGTGCTTGTCACATTATAGATGGCGTAACTTACCACTACTACGAGCACATTTTTATGGTTTGTATCATAGCCAATTTCTGCACGCATGGCTGTTGGATTTGAATTGATAGGATTACAGGTAAGTTCAATTCTAGATCGATCTAAATTTGCGGATGAAACTGAGCTTACAGCCAGAGCTGCAAGTATAACCAAGTACTTCATAATACCCCCTACTACTTAATACCCCGGCCCTATCGTAATAGGGTTAACAAGGCTATGCCATAGCCCTAGAGAGTTTAGCAAGTTTAGTTTTCATCTTCAGGGTCTTTGTCATCATCAACTTTTAGTTTGAGAAGTTTGGCAGCTTTTGATTCTAACTCATTATTAATACTGGATACTTGAAGGTGGACAAACTTGTCGTCGAGCTTAAACTCATGCCATGATTTTGGAACTTCAATATCGCCATCAGCATGAAAATATTGCTCAATCAATGAGCCTAATGCATCTAGTGCGAGATAGATCTGCTCCATGATGTTTTTCTTTTTCACCGAGTAATCTACACTGGCTTCAAAGTTGACCTGTTTGATAGCGCCTGGGTCTATAAAGCCGATACGAAGACAAACCTCCTCGTTATAAATGGCGCCTTCTACAATGACCTTTTTGCCCTTGGTTTTTTTGAAATTTTTGCTAATTACATCTCTAATCATCTTGATGTAATCCAACGGAAAATCTTGCTTCTTTTTAGACGAGGGGAGTCTTGGTTCCACTTGGCTTGCTCCTTATTTTTACCCTTTGTCACAGAGTGCCAGCGTTGACTTTGTTTGTCTAGAGGGACTATAAACGAAAGCTTAATATGAAGCAGATTATGACAGAAAAAAATCAAAATAGCGGTCACGGAGACAGGGTCTATATTACGACCTATGGTTGTCAAATGAATGACCATGACACTGAACGTATGTACTCGCTTTTAGAAATGAATAAGTATCTTCAAGCCACATCCCCTGAAGAAGCAGATGTCATTATTATTAATTCTTGTTCAGTGCGCGAAAAGCCTGTGCATAAAGTAATGAGTGAAGTTGGAACTTACCGGCCGCTTAAAGAAAAAAATCCTAAACTAAAAATTGGTATTGGTGGCTGTGTTGGACAACAAGAGGGCAAAAAACTTCTGAGCCAAACAAAGTTGCTTGATTTTGTTTTTGGAACCGACACGATTGATCAGTTACCTCAGATTATTTCAGAAGTTCGCGTTGATAAAAAAAGAGCGGCGTGGACAAAAGTAGGGCACCGCGATGCCTATCAAATTCAAACTTTGGTGCGAAACCCAAAAGTTTCAGCATTTGTGACAATAACAAAGGGCTGTGATAATTTTTGTTCATTTTGTGTGGTGCCCTTTACAAGGGGGCGTGAAAAAAGCCGCCTCTTGAGTGAGCTTATCAAAGACGTTCAAAGTTTAGTTGAGCGGGGAGTAAAAGAAGTTACCCTTTTAGGGCAAAATGTAAATTCGTATAAAAGCCCAGATGGCAATGGTGGATTTACTGATTTATTACGCGCAGTATGCGAAGAAACAAATATTGAGCGTGTTAGATTTACGACAAGTCATCCAAAAGATTTTGATGAAGATCTCATTTCTGTTTTAGTAAAATATCAAAATAAACTCGGACACTTTGTGCATTTGCCTGTGCAATCAGGCTCCACTCGTATTTTAGAACTCATGAATCGTGGCTACACACGAGAAGAATACATTCATAAAGCCAAGCGACTTAAAGAAGAACTTCCGGAAGTAGCCTTTTCAACAGATATTATAGTTGGGTTTCCTGGCGAGACAGATGAAGATTTTGACATGACACTCTCAATGTTAGAAGAGATTGGTTATGAAAATGTTTACGGTTTTAAATATTCGCCAAGGCCTTTCACAAAAGCATTAAAATTTACTGAGCAAGTTGCTGAAAGTGTAAAAGAAGAAAGACTAGCAAAACTTATTGAACTTCAAGACCGTTTGGGTTTTGATTTTTGCAAAAGATATGACGGTAAAATATTTCCGATTCTTGTTGAGGGTCCTTCACGTACTAATAAAGAAGTATTAACGGGTCGTACAACTCACAATAAGGTAATTAACTTTGAAGGCCCTAGTTCGCTAATAGGTAAAACAATTGATGTAAGAGTACTAAAAGCGCAGCCCTTTTCATTAAGAGGAGAAGTTGTTTGATGAGAAAACTTGAAATGTATCCCCACGGCATCTCTGTCGGACCAGTGAATATACGTCCTGCAATGATTTTTAAAGATAAGACGGAGCGCGAGATTTTACCTGTTTGGTTAGATGCAGTAGATGCAAGTTTACTTTTAGCAAGTGCTCAAGGGCTTCATGATGCTAAGCGTGCGCATAATGCGATTTTTAAGATTTTTGATGAATTAAAAATTAGTTTGAAATCAGTTTATTTTAACGAAATTAACGTATCAACACAGTACGCAATACTCACAGCCCTTCAGGGTAAAAAAACTATTGAAGTTAGAGTTAGAGCTGCAGAGGCTATGTCACTAGCTGTAAATGCTGGATGTGTTTTTTATACTGATGAAGACATCATTGAAAAGAGTCGAGTGCTTAATTTGGAATGGTTACACAATTCAAATCCACGCGTCGGTAATCATGGAAATTTTGAGGGGTTACACTGAATGATCATACCCGTTAATGGACTCTATCCTAAAATTCATCCCACAGCATGGATCGCTCCGACTGCAACTATAATAGGTGATGTCGAAATTGGTGAAGGATGTTCTATTTGGTTTGGAACTGTAATTCGTGGTGATGTGTTTCCGATTCGTATAGGAAGGCATACCAATATTCAAGATAACTGTACGGTGCATGCTACTTATAAAAAATGCGGAGTTGTGATTGGTGATCGTGTTACTGTTGGGCACCAAGTGATTCTTCATGGTTGTCAAGTGGGCGATGGCACACTCGTAGGGATGGGTAGCATTTTAATGGATAACGTTAGTATTGGTAAGCGATCTATCGTTGGAGCAGGAAGTCTTGTTACTGAAGAATCTAAGTTTGAAGATGAGACACTTGTATTGGGACGTCCCGCAATAGCTAAAAGAAAATTAAAACCTGAAGAACTTAAACACATTAATCACAGCGCCGATAATTATACTCTCTACACTTCTTGGTACGCTGGCACTGAGGGAAAAATTCCATGAAAGAAATTGTAGATTCCCTAACTTACGATGATATTTTACTTGTACCTGCATATTCAGAAATTGTTCCTGCGCAAACAAGTTTGGAAACATTTTTTGCCCGTGATTTAAGTCTGCACATGCCACTGATTTCTGCAGCAATGGATACCGTTACTGAAAGTAAAGTTGCAAGAATCATGGCCCAAGAAGGCGGCCTTGGAATTATTCATAAAAATATGGATATCGAATCACAATCTCGAGAAGTTGAGCGTGTTAAAAAATATGAAAGTGGGATGATTACAGAACCCATAACACTTGAGCCCGATCGTTTGGTGAGTGATGCCCTTGATTTAATGAAACATTACAGCATCAGTGGAGTTCCTATAACCCGTGAAGGAATACTCGTAGGTATTTTAACCAATCGTGATCTGCGCTTTGAAACAAATGTGCATCAGCAGATTTCAATTGTAATGACAAAAGATAATCTTATCACAGCTCCTGAAGGAACCACTCTTGATCAAGCTCGTGAAATTTTACAAAAATACCGTATTGAAAAACTTCCTATCGTAAATAAAACAGGAAAACTCTGTGGTTTAATTACTATTAAAGATATCGAAAAAGCCCGTGCATTTCCTAACGCAAGTAAAGACCGTAGGGGGCGACTTATCGTAGGTGCCGCAGTGAGTATTGGAGAAGATGCCCGTCAGCGTAGTGAAGCGCTCATTGCTTCGGGATGTGATGTCTTAGTTATTGATACAGCACATGGGCATTCAAAAAATGTTTTAGAAACAGTGAAGTGGGCAAAAAGTCAGTTTAAAGATGCAATCATTGTTGGTGGAAACGTAGCCACTGGTGAAGGTACACAAGCGCTTTATGATGCAGGCGCTGATGTCGTAAAAGTAGGAATTGGCCCTGGAAGTATTTGCACAACACGGGTAGTTGCAGGCGTTGGTGTGCCTCAAGTCACAGCGATTATGGATTGTGCAGTTGTGGCTAAGAAAAATAAAAAAACTATTATTGCAGATGGTGGAGTTAAGTTCTCAGGTGATGTGACAAAAGCATTAGCACTTGGAGCAAACACGGTCATGGTGGGTAATGCCATCGCAGGAACCGATGAAAGCCCAGGGGAGACAATTTTATATCAAGGTCGAACATATAAAGTATATCGCGGCATGGGAAGCCTTGGTGCAATGAAACGTGGCAGTCGTGATCGTTATTTTCAAGATACAGTTGAGCACGATGATAAACTTGTTCCAGAAGGTATTGAAGGAAAAGTTCCTTACAAAGGGGCCCTTAGTTCAATATTGCATCAACTCTTAGGCGGTGTTCGAAGTGGAATGGGTTATTTGGGTGCATCAGGGATTGAAGATTTACAGAAAAAAGCGAAGTTCGTAAAAATCTCACCACAGGGCCTCAGAGAATCCCATGTTCATGATGTCATCATCACAAAAGAAGCTCCAAATTATAGGCTAGAATAATGTCAATCACGGGGGGAATTGTTGTTTTAGATTTTGGCTCTCAGTTCACTCAACTGATTGCTAGGCGAATTCGTGAGCTTGGCGTTTATAGTGAAATCATTCCATTTAATTCTTCTATAGATGAAATTAAAAAAAGAAAACCAGTCGGCATTGTTTTAAGTGGTGGCCCCTCAAGTGTTTATGATCAGGGTGCGCCTCAGCGTAATGATATTCGTGACCTCCTTGATTATGCACCTGTGCTTGGAATTTGTTACGGTATGCAACTTTTTGCGCACGGTTTAGGTGGTAAAGTTGAATCAAGTAAATTGCGTGAATACGGCCGTATGACAATTCAATGGATAAAAGATAAAACCAATCAAGTTGTTTGGATGAGTCATGGTGATCTTGTAACAGGTTTGCCCGAAGGTACTGAAGGGTTAGCTAAATCAAGTTCAGGTCATTGGGCGGCAATTGAAAATAAAGTTATTGGAAAAGGTTTTACAGGGCTTCAATTTCATCCTGAAGTAACACATACCGAAAATGGTAAAGAGATTATTCGTAAATTTGTATTTGAAAAATGTAATGCCAAAATAAATTGGCAGGGCGATCAGTTAGTTTCGCATTTAGTAAATGGCATTAAAGAAAAAGTTGGGCCAAAAGATAATGTGCTTTGTGCCCTCAGTGGTGGGGTTGATTCGACAGTAACGGCGAGTCTTCTGATTCGTGCCCTGGGTAAAGAGCGTGTTCAGTGTGTGTTTGTTGATACTGGGCTGATGCGCCATCTTGAGGCTGAGCAAGTTGTCAAAGCTTATAAAGAAATGGATTTGCCTGTTAAAGCGGTTTTTGCAGAAAACGAATTTATTGGGCAGCTTAATAATATTGAGGATCCTGAACAAAAAAGAAAAATTATAGGGCGAGTATTTATTGAAGTTTTTGATAACGCAACTAAGAGTTTTCCATGTCAGTTTTTAGCCCAAGGGACTCTTTACCCGGATGTCATTGAGAGTGTGAATATTCATGGTCAAAGTGTGACAATAAAAAGTCATCACAATGTTGGTGGATTACCTGCGCATATGAAACTTAAACTTGTCGAACCACTTAGAGAACTTTTTAAAGATGAAGTGAGAGCTTTAGGAAGAGAACTTGGTGTAAAACCAGAGCTATTGAATCGACATCCGTTTCCTGGGCCCGGGCTTGCGATTAGACTTATTGGCCCAATTAATAAAGATGATTTAAGTCTTTTACGAATGGCGGATCACATATTTACTGATGAGCTTAAAGTATCTGGTCTCTATGATCAAATCTGGCAAGCGTTTGTGGTTTTATTACCTGTCAAAACAGTTGGTGTGATGGGTGATAATCGTACCTATGAAAAAGTTGCTGCATTAAGAGCCGTTACATCTATAGACGGAATGACTGCCGATTGGTTTGGATTTGATACAAAATTTTTAGCCAAAGTCAGTAATCGCATTACCAATGAAGTCAGAGGTATTAACCGTGTAGTTTACGATATTTCCAGTAAGCCGCCTGCAACAATAGAGTGGGAGTAAACGAGCTCGGTGAGTAATTTAAGTTTTGTACACCTTCATTTACATACACAGTACAGCCTTTTAGAAAGTTCTATTACGGCCGAAGCGCTCATGAGTAAGGCTAGTGAAAATGGCATGAACTCAGTTGCTATGACTGATTATGGAAATATGTTTGGTGCCATTGAGTTTTATTTAGAGGCAAAGAAAAACGGAATTAAACCCATCATTGGCTGTGAAGTAAATCTTGCTCCCTATGGTCGGCATTTTAAAGGAACAACTACCCCCCAAGGGGCTCGGATACAAAATCCTCAAGCGACAACAAAACTTGTGTTGCTCGCAATAAATATGCAGGGGTATCACAATTTATGCGCCATTGTGAGTCGTGGATACACCGAAGGGTTTTATTATAAACCACGTGTAGATTATGAAGTCCTAAAAGAATTTAGCGAAGGTCTAATTGCTCTAAGCTCTTCGATACTTGGTGATGTGCCCCAGGCTTTTTTCAATGGTGGGAGTGAAAAGGGCTTAGAGAAAATTTTATTTTATAAAGAAATTTACTCAGATCGATTTTATTTAGAACTACAGCGAACAGGTTCGCCTAATCAAGAAAACCTAAATAAATTTTTAATCGATGCTTCTCAAAAAACGGGTGTTCCAGTTGTCGCATCTGCTGAACCTCATTATCTCACACGAGATGAATCTTTTGCTCAGGAAATACTTCTTTGCATTCAAGCGGGTAAAACTTTATTAGATGATCGTAGGCCAAAACTTCCAAGTGACCAATTCTATTTTAAATCTAGTGAAGAAATGCGTGAACTCTTTAAAGATATTCCTGAAGCCTGTGATCGAACTTTAGAGATAGCTGAGCGTTGTGATCTTGAATTTAAGTTTGCTGATGAAAAAGGAAATACAATTTATCATCTGCCTACATTTCCGGTAGAAATTGGGCAAACCATCGGTGAAGAAATAAGAATTTTATCTGAACGAGGGCTTGAGCAAAGATTTCAAGAAGCCATACTTCGCGAAGAGGTTATTTCTGATGAACTAAAACCAAATTATCATGCACGCTTAAAATATGAACTCGATGTTATTAATCGTATGGGTTTTAACGGTTATTTCTTGATTGTTCAAGATTTTATCCGTTTTGCAAAAGATAATGGAATTCCCGTTGGCCCAGGGCGGGGGTCGGGTGCGGGTTCGCTAGTGGCTTATTGTCTACTGATCACGGATCTAGATCCATTAAGATACAATCTACTATTTGAAAGATTTTTAAATCCAGAGCGCGTAAGTATGCCTGACTTTGATATCGACTTTTGCCATGAGCGGCGAGGGGAAGTCATTAACTACGTAACTAAAAAATATGGCACCCAATCGGTAGCGCAAATTATTACTTTCGGAAAACTTCAAGCCCGTGCGGCTATTCGTGATGTCGGTCGTGCCATGGGTATTAGTTATAATGAAGTGGATTTTATCGCAAAGCTTGTTCCTGATAAACTTGGAATTTCACTTCAAGAAGCAATTGATATGGAGCCCCGCTTTAAAGAAACAGCGGAGAGTGATCCTAAAATCGACAGTCTTTTAAAAACCGCATTAAAACTTGAAGGCCTTACGCGCCACGCTTCTATTCACGCAGCTGGTGTTATTATTTCTGATCGACCCCTTATTGAACATTGCCCTTTATATAAAGGCAACGAAGGCGAAACAGTTATTCAGTATGATATGATTCATGCTGAAAAAATTGGGCTCATCAAATTTGACTTTTTAGGTTTAAAAACTCTTACGATGATTGATAATGCCATTAAGTTTATTAAACTAAATAGACAAGATGATCCCCATGCGCAAAGTGTTTCAACAAAAACAATAAATCTTAGTGATCCTAAAATATATGGCCTTCTTTCATCGGGTGATACCGTAGGTGTTTTTCAATTTGAAGGTGATGGTATCAGTGATTTAATTAGAAAATTTAAACCCAATTGTTTTGAAGATATTACGGCTATTAATGCTCTTTATCGACCGGGCCCAATGAATATGCTCGATGAGTATGTGGCAAGAAAACACGGCAAGATTAAAGTTACTTATTTGTTCCCACAACTTGAAGAAATTCTTAAAGAAACTTATGGCATTATTGTTTATCAAGAGCAGGTTCAACTCATAGCTTCACGCTTAGCTAATTATACATTAGGTGAAGCTGATATACTTCGTCGCGCTATGGGTAAGAAAAAGCCAGCTGAGATGGCAAAGCAAAAAGAAAGATTTCTCAAAGGGGCTGAATCTAATAAGCTTAATCCTAAAAAAGCGGGCGAGCTTTTTGATTTGATGGCGAAATTCGCTGAGTATGGATTTAATAAAAGTCATGCTGCTGCTTATTGTGTAGTCGCAGCGCAAACCGCTTATCTTAAGGCTTATTACCCAGTAGAATTTTACGCCTCTCTTATAACAACAGAGATGGGTGATACTGATAAAATTGTAAAATACATTCGTGATGCCAATGAACACGGCATCATTGTTCGTGGCCCTGATATAAATTCATCTGGCTATAACTTTACAGCAGTTGGGAATGAAATTGTATTTGGCCTTGGTGGGGTTAAGGGCATTGGTGAAGCTGCGGTTCAAGCACTTATTGAAGCAAGAGATAGTTTAGGGGGTAAGAAATTTGATTCGGTATTGCAGTTTTTTGAAACGGTTGATCTTAGACGTGTGAATAAAAAGGTGGTTGAGTGTTTGATCAAAGCGGGCGGGTTTGATTTGTTATTTTCAAATAGAGCCCAACTTTTTAATGGATTTGAAAATTTTCTCGATGTTGCTGAAAGCACTCGGCGCGATAAAGAATTAGGTCAGGTGAGTTTGTTTGCTGTTTCTGAAGAAGAAAGTCAAAAGAAAGTTGAGCTTCCATTTATTGAAGATTGGCATCGCAGTCAAAAATTGGCTTTTGAAAAAGATGTACTTGGGTTTTATATTAGTGATCATCCGTTAAGTGGTTTTGAAAATGTTCTCAAAAATCATGTTAATTGTTTAATTATAGGTCTTGTTGATCAAGCTGTTAAGAAAAAAGTCACTTTAGGTGGCATCGTCAGTGGGCTTAAAGAATTCATTACTAAAAAAGGTTCGCGAATGGCTTTTGCAACTCTTGAAGATCAAACGGGAGTCGTGGAACTTGTTATATTTCCGGAGGCATTTTTAAAATACCAACATTTGCTTAAAGAAGTGCAGCCGTTAATCATCACCGGGCAACACGAGCGTGAAGGGGATACAAGTAAAATTCTAGTAGATAATATTCTTACTATTTCAGGTTTAGCCTCCAAAGCGCGTGAACTTGTTGTGAGGCTTGATGTGAGATATAATAAAGAATCTGATATAAAAAAATTAGCTGAAGTTTTTAAACGTCATCAAGGAGAAATGCCAAGTCGTATTGAAGTTTTTCTTTCTGAGATGAAACAAAATGTCAGTTTAGAATTAGGACCTGAGTATAATATTACTCCCACTGAGGCATTCTTTGAAGACTTGGAGCGTCAAATGGGCTCTAAGGGTCTTGCGACTCTGATTTAATTTAGCTACTCTTGGGTGTCTAACCTTTGGGGGTTTCATCATGAGTTTTGTTCTGGGATTTTTCAGTTGTTTTTTTGCCTTAACACTAGCCTTTGCCGCAGAAGATATCATTCAACTTAATAGTGAAGGTTCAAGTCCTAGCGAAGTTCCTGCAAAAGCTCAAGCTGATGCACTCAAAGATGCCCTCAACAAAGGCAGCATTCAAGTTATCACAGGCCTCATAGGTGAATCAAAATTAGAAAAAAATATGCCCCTGATAAGAAGTAAGATCTTGGTGCAAACTCAAAAATTCATTCAATTTTATAAAGCGGCTGACGCGGTTAAAAAAAATAACGATACCGTGGTTTATGTAAACATGAAAATTTCAGTTTCTAGTCTCAGAGATTTACTAGCGGCAGAAGGAATGCTCTATCAAAGTGAAGGCCCTGCTACAGTATTACCACTTATTAAAATATCTGAGAGACGTGATGGTGCTAGGCAATTTCGTTGGTGGATGGAAGAAGCAAATTCAACAAATACATTTTTAAGAGATCAAACACGTCTATTTATAGCCCAGTTTGAAAGTGTTTTTAGAGCTAAGAATTTTTATATTGTTGATCCAGTAACTCAGCACTATGTGCAATGGATGCCTGAGCCATACATGAGAGATCCTGTCAGCATAAATGATATTTTATGGATGGGAGACTTTTTTAAAGCTCAAATGGTCATACAAGGTGATGCGGTTTTAGAGCCCCTGGATGGAAACGTCGTAAAAGCTACAATTAAACTTGTGGCATATCATACAAGTAACGGACGTGTGGTTGGAGAAATTAGTCGATCTTTTGAAAGTACACCGGGTGAGTGGGAGTTAGTTTCGCAACAACTTTTAAGAAAAGCATTTGGCGAGGTGATTCGAGATCTATCAACCCAAGTGTTTGAAGAATGGACTCGAGGTACTTTTGGTGCAAGTTTGTTAAAACTCTCACTTAAGGGTTCTATGAATTACCAAGATTTAGAAAATTTTAAAAAACAAATGGCCACAAAGATTACTGACATTAAAAAGATAATTGAGCGTAAATTAGAAAAAGGGCAAGCCACATTTGAAGTTGATGCCTCAGGTGGTATTGCCGGCCTGGTAAAGCGTCTTGAAAACACTGCTTTTGATGGGTTTAAACTTTCAGTAACGGGTATTGAAAATGATGAAGTCCTCCTGCGCTGGTCTAAGGTCGCGGGCAGGTAATTTTTTAACTCTTTTCATAGAATTTCAGATCAGCTAAAATTATAGCTATGACAAGTCACAATTATTCAAAACGCATTGCTTTGATTTTTTTGTCCCTGGCTTTTATTCAAGCATGTGTGACGTCACCAAATCGCCGTACTGATGAAGGTGATGCAAGCATGCGACAAAAGCTTGGAAGACTT is from Oligoflexia bacterium and encodes:
- a CDS encoding DUF4097 family beta strand repeat-containing protein; the encoded protein is MGLRLIIFLLLCPVIAQAKPKIVTVTDTPTVVEKGGARRIFISGFAGQVVVLPGKSTEILVKATRYVEGDDALNNAGDLSEVLRQIAVKATNNAGTIEIRTILPPNRSDWTKWAQGKNIPQVKLEVSAPDNMNLEIYWARGDVKVTKWKAGVVITHQTGKLTLEDISGDVTARTMYGIARFENIKGSMSIENFASQLNVGQVTGKLKLRTFSGETQIRKILGNSVISTQKASVVTQDTQGPMEIQTGIAAISIANHRGSIRGQTDTGSVTAKLTGQIDARFNSNSGALLISIPRSSRADVSLSTNKGDLKAPKNLDHKRTSAGKIVRGRLSGSESGAIRMNSDAGDINLRVL
- the miaB gene encoding tRNA (N6-isopentenyl adenosine(37)-C2)-methylthiotransferase MiaB, giving the protein MTEKNQNSGHGDRVYITTYGCQMNDHDTERMYSLLEMNKYLQATSPEEADVIIINSCSVREKPVHKVMSEVGTYRPLKEKNPKLKIGIGGCVGQQEGKKLLSQTKLLDFVFGTDTIDQLPQIISEVRVDKKRAAWTKVGHRDAYQIQTLVRNPKVSAFVTITKGCDNFCSFCVVPFTRGREKSRLLSELIKDVQSLVERGVKEVTLLGQNVNSYKSPDGNGGFTDLLRAVCEETNIERVRFTTSHPKDFDEDLISVLVKYQNKLGHFVHLPVQSGSTRILELMNRGYTREEYIHKAKRLKEELPEVAFSTDIIVGFPGETDEDFDMTLSMLEEIGYENVYGFKYSPRPFTKALKFTEQVAESVKEERLAKLIELQDRLGFDFCKRYDGKIFPILVEGPSRTNKEVLTGRTTHNKVINFEGPSSLIGKTIDVRVLKAQPFSLRGEVV
- a CDS encoding bifunctional nuclease domain-containing protein; translated protein: MRKLEMYPHGISVGPVNIRPAMIFKDKTEREILPVWLDAVDASLLLASAQGLHDAKRAHNAIFKIFDELKISLKSVYFNEINVSTQYAILTALQGKKTIEVRVRAAEAMSLAVNAGCVFYTDEDIIEKSRVLNLEWLHNSNPRVGNHGNFEGLH
- a CDS encoding gamma carbonic anhydrase family protein, which produces MIIPVNGLYPKIHPTAWIAPTATIIGDVEIGEGCSIWFGTVIRGDVFPIRIGRHTNIQDNCTVHATYKKCGVVIGDRVTVGHQVILHGCQVGDGTLVGMGSILMDNVSIGKRSIVGAGSLVTEESKFEDETLVLGRPAIAKRKLKPEELKHINHSADNYTLYTSWYAGTEGKIP
- the guaB gene encoding IMP dehydrogenase translates to MKEIVDSLTYDDILLVPAYSEIVPAQTSLETFFARDLSLHMPLISAAMDTVTESKVARIMAQEGGLGIIHKNMDIESQSREVERVKKYESGMITEPITLEPDRLVSDALDLMKHYSISGVPITREGILVGILTNRDLRFETNVHQQISIVMTKDNLITAPEGTTLDQAREILQKYRIEKLPIVNKTGKLCGLITIKDIEKARAFPNASKDRRGRLIVGAAVSIGEDARQRSEALIASGCDVLVIDTAHGHSKNVLETVKWAKSQFKDAIIVGGNVATGEGTQALYDAGADVVKVGIGPGSICTTRVVAGVGVPQVTAIMDCAVVAKKNKKTIIADGGVKFSGDVTKALALGANTVMVGNAIAGTDESPGETILYQGRTYKVYRGMGSLGAMKRGSRDRYFQDTVEHDDKLVPEGIEGKVPYKGALSSILHQLLGGVRSGMGYLGASGIEDLQKKAKFVKISPQGLRESHVHDVIITKEAPNYRLE
- the guaA gene encoding glutamine-hydrolyzing GMP synthase: MSITGGIVVLDFGSQFTQLIARRIRELGVYSEIIPFNSSIDEIKKRKPVGIVLSGGPSSVYDQGAPQRNDIRDLLDYAPVLGICYGMQLFAHGLGGKVESSKLREYGRMTIQWIKDKTNQVVWMSHGDLVTGLPEGTEGLAKSSSGHWAAIENKVIGKGFTGLQFHPEVTHTENGKEIIRKFVFEKCNAKINWQGDQLVSHLVNGIKEKVGPKDNVLCALSGGVDSTVTASLLIRALGKERVQCVFVDTGLMRHLEAEQVVKAYKEMDLPVKAVFAENEFIGQLNNIEDPEQKRKIIGRVFIEVFDNATKSFPCQFLAQGTLYPDVIESVNIHGQSVTIKSHHNVGGLPAHMKLKLVEPLRELFKDEVRALGRELGVKPELLNRHPFPGPGLAIRLIGPINKDDLSLLRMADHIFTDELKVSGLYDQIWQAFVVLLPVKTVGVMGDNRTYEKVAALRAVTSIDGMTADWFGFDTKFLAKVSNRITNEVRGINRVVYDISSKPPATIEWE